The following proteins are co-located in the Rippkaea orientalis PCC 8801 genome:
- the tilS gene encoding tRNA lysidine(34) synthetase TilS, producing the protein MWTPLHSQLHTTLRQRNLLPKGQRILMAISGGQDSVCLGKLLLDLQSKWGWKIAIGHCDHRWSYDEGIADHVEKLAQNWGIPFYLKVANNLKETEAAARDWRYQSLIEIAQENDFTEVVTGHTQSDRAETLLYNLIRGAGTDGLSSLTWQRNLTPNITLVRPLLNISRPETLAFCQQFDLSIWEDAANKNLKYSRNRIRQQLIPYLQTQFNPQVETNLAQTAEVLRAEVEYLETSAKMVLEQAINEDQTQLNRLILQSVPLALQRRVMRKFLQKISQREPNFEQIEALTQLIDAPRRSRTSSLPGNFSAEVQGDWIILSGMIKATQ; encoded by the coding sequence ATGTGGACTCCTCTTCATAGCCAACTCCATACCACGCTAAGACAACGAAATTTATTACCGAAAGGACAACGAATATTAATGGCAATTTCTGGGGGACAAGACTCTGTTTGTTTAGGAAAACTGTTGTTAGATTTGCAATCAAAATGGGGATGGAAAATAGCGATTGGACATTGTGATCATCGTTGGTCTTATGATGAAGGTATTGCCGATCATGTCGAAAAATTAGCCCAAAATTGGGGTATTCCTTTTTATCTAAAAGTTGCTAATAATCTCAAAGAAACTGAAGCAGCAGCAAGAGATTGGCGATATCAATCCTTAATAGAAATTGCCCAAGAAAATGACTTCACAGAAGTTGTTACGGGACACACCCAAAGCGATCGCGCTGAAACTTTGCTTTATAACCTAATTCGCGGTGCAGGAACCGATGGATTAAGTTCTCTAACATGGCAACGTAACCTAACTCCAAATATTACGTTAGTTCGTCCCTTGCTTAATATTTCTCGTCCTGAAACTTTAGCATTTTGCCAACAGTTTGATCTGTCTATTTGGGAAGATGCTGCTAACAAAAATTTGAAGTATTCTCGTAACCGTATTCGTCAGCAATTAATCCCCTATTTACAAACCCAATTTAATCCCCAAGTCGAAACAAATTTAGCGCAAACTGCTGAGGTACTTAGGGCAGAAGTTGAGTATCTAGAAACTTCTGCTAAGATGGTTTTAGAACAAGCAATTAATGAGGATCAAACCCAATTAAATCGCTTAATTTTACAATCAGTTCCCCTGGCATTACAACGACGAGTAATGCGGAAATTTTTGCAAAAAATCAGCCAAAGAGAGCCTAATTTTGAGCAAATAGAAGCCTTAACTCAGTTAATAGATGCCCCTAGGCGATCGCGAACTTCCTCGCTTCCTGGTAATTTCAGTGCAGAAGTTCAAGGTGATTGGATTATTCTTAGTGGGATGATTAAGGCGACTCAATAG
- a CDS encoding group I truncated hemoglobin — MNTLYERLGGEAAINLAVDKFYQKVLADERINHFFANLDMKQQIKHQKAFMTYAFGGGNNWNGRSMRQAHQKLVEEKGLTDIHFDAVAEDLVATLVELKIPQELIDEVVQIVGSVSHRNDVLNR; from the coding sequence ATGAATACCCTTTACGAACGATTAGGAGGAGAAGCTGCTATTAATTTAGCAGTGGATAAGTTTTATCAAAAAGTTTTAGCAGATGAGCGAATTAATCATTTTTTTGCTAACCTCGATATGAAGCAACAGATAAAGCATCAAAAAGCTTTTATGACCTATGCTTTTGGAGGAGGTAACAACTGGAATGGACGCTCAATGAGGCAAGCACATCAAAAACTCGTAGAAGAAAAGGGATTAACGGACATTCATTTTGATGCAGTTGCTGAGGACTTAGTAGCGACTTTAGTTGAACTGAAAATCCCTCAGGAATTGATTGATGAAGTGGTACAAATTGTCGGTTCAGTAAGCCACCGTAACGACGTATTAAACCGTTGA
- a CDS encoding M48 family metallopeptidase: protein MNIRWSIPLLIMGILIPNSTVLAQEIPLYVQKYQDNWSNLDSSSSFYLNDSVFEDNLLSDATVPKKQTESQKSPKPESNTTETEKPQESSTVEQETSVASCDAAFPEFTFPSSPVQTVAQKTTDSSSASDQVITQEKHPVPPQPRGEVIENTEEITENAPSPEEIARYQTIAKADHLYRCGDTLLAERLYREVKDPFEAQKEVNREKIAEPIYEPEYLLPGGSVYWRLYQESLQENPIYKSKKLGSLKLLTQQYPEFIPGHLHYYQVLESEENRQEALKVLETAVSLYPNEAELVAAKIKADQAAENWLNASLTARQFFLFNQDHFRAAEFKKLADENLSRYQDKLRGNMTWNLVGNAVMSGIGVALMGNVFAPLSTLETGYLLFQGESTIGENYANGLKKQLKLMDDPDVVQYINGIGHKLASIAGRDEFKYEFYIVMDETLNAFALPGGKIFINAGAIAKTNSEAEIAGLIAHELAHTVLSHGFQQMTQSSFTGSVIEYIPYVGGLAGNLIVLSYSREMEQQADQFGTRLLAASGYAADGLRNLMLILKSEDKNSPPAWLSSHPETSDRVKYLEKEIVRYNFNRYAYEGMEKHYQIRQKVANLLAAYKQEKEGTDTPKKPENKDQKSPEN from the coding sequence ATGAATATTCGCTGGTCTATTCCTTTATTAATCATGGGGATATTAATCCCCAATTCAACGGTATTAGCTCAAGAAATTCCTTTGTATGTTCAAAAATATCAAGATAACTGGTCAAATTTAGATTCTTCATCCTCATTTTATCTTAATGATTCTGTTTTTGAAGATAACCTCCTTTCAGACGCAACCGTCCCGAAAAAGCAAACCGAAAGCCAAAAATCCCCTAAACCGGAATCAAACACCACAGAAACTGAAAAACCGCAAGAATCATCCACAGTAGAACAAGAAACTTCAGTAGCAAGTTGTGACGCAGCTTTTCCTGAATTTACTTTTCCTAGTTCCCCTGTACAAACTGTTGCTCAAAAAACCACTGATTCTTCTTCAGCGTCAGATCAAGTCATTACTCAAGAGAAACACCCTGTTCCTCCGCAACCGAGGGGAGAAGTTATTGAAAATACCGAAGAAATAACAGAAAATGCGCCTTCACCTGAAGAAATCGCTCGTTATCAGACCATAGCTAAAGCTGATCATCTCTATCGTTGTGGGGACACCTTACTAGCTGAACGGTTGTATCGTGAGGTTAAAGACCCCTTTGAAGCACAAAAAGAAGTGAATCGAGAGAAGATTGCTGAACCTATTTATGAGCCTGAATATCTCTTACCTGGGGGCAGTGTTTACTGGAGATTATATCAAGAAAGTTTACAAGAAAATCCGATTTATAAAAGTAAAAAATTAGGTTCATTGAAACTTTTGACGCAGCAATACCCGGAATTTATTCCAGGGCATTTGCATTATTATCAAGTCCTTGAAAGTGAAGAAAATCGACAAGAAGCTTTAAAAGTTTTAGAGACGGCTGTGAGTCTTTATCCCAATGAAGCTGAGTTAGTAGCTGCTAAAATTAAAGCGGATCAAGCAGCCGAAAATTGGTTAAATGCGTCCCTAACAGCCCGTCAGTTTTTCCTGTTTAATCAAGACCACTTTCGGGCGGCTGAATTTAAGAAATTAGCTGATGAGAATTTAAGCCGTTACCAAGATAAATTACGGGGAAATATGACCTGGAATTTAGTGGGTAATGCCGTTATGAGTGGTATTGGAGTCGCTTTGATGGGGAATGTTTTTGCCCCCCTTTCTACATTAGAAACGGGTTATTTATTATTCCAAGGAGAATCAACAATCGGTGAAAATTATGCCAATGGATTGAAAAAGCAATTAAAGCTAATGGATGATCCTGACGTGGTGCAATATATTAATGGAATTGGTCATAAATTAGCATCGATTGCGGGACGGGATGAGTTTAAGTATGAATTTTACATCGTTATGGATGAAACTTTAAACGCCTTTGCTTTGCCTGGAGGGAAAATTTTTATTAATGCTGGGGCGATCGCTAAAACCAACTCAGAAGCAGAAATCGCGGGGTTAATTGCCCATGAATTAGCCCATACGGTTCTTTCCCACGGATTTCAACAGATGACCCAAAGCAGTTTTACGGGGAGTGTTATTGAATATATCCCCTACGTCGGGGGACTCGCAGGAAATTTAATTGTTCTCAGCTATAGCCGAGAGATGGAACAACAAGCGGATCAGTTTGGGACTCGGTTACTAGCAGCTAGTGGTTATGCTGCTGATGGACTGAGAAATTTAATGCTGATTTTGAAGAGTGAGGATAAAAATAGTCCCCCTGCTTGGTTATCTTCCCACCCAGAAACCAGCGATCGCGTTAAATATCTTGAAAAGGAAATTGTTCGTTACAATTTTAATCGCTATGCCTATGAAGGCATGGAAAAACATTACCAAATCCGGCAAAAAGTAGCTAATTTGTTAGCTGCTTATAAGCAAGAAAAAGAAGGAACTGATACACCCAAGAAGCCAGAAAATAAAGACCAAAAATCTCCAGAAAATTAG